The following are from one region of the Vitis riparia cultivar Riparia Gloire de Montpellier isolate 1030 chromosome 9, EGFV_Vit.rip_1.0, whole genome shotgun sequence genome:
- the LOC117921620 gene encoding signal recognition particle 54 kDa protein 2-like, translated as MVLSELGGSISRALQQMSNATIIDEKVLNECLNEITRALLQSDVQFKLVRDMQTNIKKLVNFDDLAAGHNKRKIIQQAIFQELCKMLDPGKPSFTPKKAKTSVVMFVGLQGSGKTTTCTKYAYYHQKKGWKPALVCADTFRAGAFDQLKQNATKAKIPFYGSYMESDPVKIAVEGVERFKKENCDLIIVDTSGRHKQEAALFEEMRQVSEATRPDLVIFVMDSSIGQAAFDQAQAFKQSVAVGAVIITKMDGHAKGGGALSA; from the exons ATGGTGTTATCAGAGTTGGGCGGGAGCATATCGCGTGCTCTCCAGCAGATGAGCAATGCCACAATCATCGACGAGAAAGTCCTGAATGAATGCCTCAACGAAATCACCCGCGCTCTCCTGCAATCCGATGTCCAGTTCAAGCTCGTCCGGGATATGCAGACCAATATCAAGAAGCTCGTCAATTTCGACGACCTCGCCGCCGGCCACAACAAGCGCAAAATCATTCAGCAG GCTATATTTCAAGAGCTTTGCAAAATGTTGGATCCTGGCAAGCCTTCTTTCACTCCAAAGAAAGCGAAAACAAGCGTTGTCATGTTTGTTGGTTTACAAG GTTCCGGAAAAACGACAACATGTACAAAATATGCATATTATCATCAAAAGAAGGGTTGGAAACCAGCTTTAGTGTGTGCCGATACATTTAGAGCTGGTGCTTTTGACCAGCTGAAGCAAAATGCTACCAAAGCAAAGATTCCCTTCTATGGGAG cTACATGGAGTCAGATCCTGTGAAAATTGCAGTGGAAGGTGTGGAAAGATTCAAGAAGGAAAATTGTGATCTTATAATTGTAGATACTAGTGGGCGCCACAAACAGGAGGCTGCTCTCTTTGAAGAAATGCGTCAAGTTTCCGAAGCAACG AGACCAGATCTTGTTATATTTGTTATGGATAGCAGCATTGGTCAAGCTGCATTTGATCAAGCTCAAGCATTCAAGCAAAGTGTTGCAGTTGGAGCTGTGATAATTACTAAAATGGATGGTCATGCAAAGGGAGGTGGAGCTCTTAGTGCGTAA